DNA from Daucus carota subsp. sativus chromosome 1, DH1 v3.0, whole genome shotgun sequence:
GTTGGCAATTCAGATTCTTCATTGTGAGATTGCTTATGTACATTTCTTGACCTCACTTGTTTTACACCAGCTTCATTGTCTTTATTTCTATCCCTCATTGAGAAAACTGATACAAGGTTTTGTAGATCCTCCGTTTTAGCTAACCTGGTATCCACCCATTGTTCTAACCAGTATCTCCATCTTCCATCTATTTTGTTCTGCTCTAGTTCTGCTGACCTCTGGTTTTTTTTACCTTAGGGTTAGAAACTGATATGATAACTTCATAACAGAACAAACTTTTTGCATAACATCTTACTTAAAAGTATATTGTACAGGTATATATGATTATAAGAAAACCGACTATAAGTGTCTGAGAAACTGATCAAAGGTTGAAGTGGTTAAGAAGCTGTCTAAAATGTTGTTATCATCTGAGACACGAAAAATCTGTAGACTGTAGTACTAGATAGTAAGGGAACAGAATGACACTGAGGTTCTTTGTATAGTTCTAGAACAGTGTCTAATATGCAGTCAGTTGCAAACTATCATGTtataacaagaaaatttataagTTCTTATCATCATCTATAAATCACCTTTTGTTTTGGAAAATAGAAAGTCTAGATTTCAGAAGTATGAATTAGCAGGAACAGTAAAAATCTGGATGAAATGCTTGAGTTAAGAAGAGGAACCATACTCTATTGCTGAAAGTGTACTCTTTGATTCTTTCTCTCTTGATAGCAGCCATTCTCTTGCTTGAGGAAAGagcattttcttcttcttttgtcAATAAACTGTCATCCCACCGTCTCTGACTGTTCTGATCAATCTACAAATTCATCCGAACCAGTTTTTATAAAATCACTGAGCATAGAAAGGACTAAAGTTTAAAACTCTTATATTTGAGACAGCCCATTTTACTGGAAAACAAGATACCTTGATGTCTTTGCCTTTAAATTCTACTGGTTCTTTGTTTCCCTGGGAATAAGAAGTGCTATCTGCCATTTGGCTTCTTTTTGCACATACCTGTGACTGTATATTTACTACTGATTGCAACTGATTCAGCGTGGTGATAGCCTGGCGCCTAACAAGTTCACCTCTGATAATAGCTTGAAGCCTAACTATTCCCTTCAATGCACATAAAGCTTTTCTTGCCTGGATCAGCCATAATAAAAAGTTGAGGCTAACGATTCCTATGATACATTATTGCTCACATCCTAAAACGAGTCCcacttttcaaattttattacttTAAAAGAACCTCAGAATAGAAAGACTTACAAGACAACCCCTAAAGGCTGTTTGGATTTTGGTGGCTGCAAGTTCTTGGATCTCCCTTCCCCACTGAGGTGTTGATGGAGGAGCATTGTATTGAAAATTTATACTTGAGAATTCCCGGGCTTCATCTTCACTGTGATAGGTATATTGAGGGGTACTAGAGGGCTGATCAAAAACATCTGCTGCAGTTTCATCAGGTGTAGCATCTGTGAAACTGGCCACATTACAATCTTGCTTGCTCTGCGCTACCTCTGCTTCACTGACCTTTGTCTCTCTTGATGGCGACGCTGCTGATATGGAGGGTAATCGCTTGATCTTAAATTTTCCAAGAAACCATCTCCTTCTCCTTTGCTTCTGTCAGTGTAGATATATTAGCTGTGAGAATATGCAGAAATCAGGTAACCATAGAAAATCATACTATACAGCATATACCTTGTACTGGTTTGTATAAGTATCTGAAACGAAGAACTTCTTCACTAGGCTGAACCAGCTCTTTTTTGCCATAGAACCATCACTTGGCATTAAACTAATGACAATCtcaaatttaaatcatgaaaGTGATAAGAACTAGATTTCTTCAGTTCCCATAATAGCGAAATAATGACAGTGATCAAATCATAACTGAGAAACTCAAAAGCTGGCTTTAATACACGTAGGCAAGAATTCACATTTCTCAGATTATAGAAAATCTGTTGAGGGGAAAAAGCACAGTAAAATTCTTGGAAAAGAACCTATTGGAGCTCGAAAACTGTCAAGAATATCAGACAGAAAAGCCTTGATTTTACAAAAAcaatagtattctatattaccCGAAATTACAAAAAGCAGATATCAACAAGAAAAATAATACTAATCATATTAATCACAAAGAACTGAAACAAGCAACATCTGTAACTATATAAGCTTTGCTCTAAAGATAGTGCTCTTCCacctccttttcttttttccttttttttttctttcttggcaTTGTCTGTTTGTTTTGTTCAATTATTAGAATTATCTCATCTTTTGCATGATCAATCTCAATTGTTAACCATGTGGGCCTTATGTACTGAGCAAATATAAGGTAaagaatttttttcattatGGAGGGGAAGTGATAATGAATTGTAAGAATCTTTATGTGTTCTGGGGCCTCCACATGTTCAAATGTTTTTCGACAACATGTGGCATTGCACAGTCGAATGTAATCCTATGGATCTTCTTGATATTGCCAACTGGCTGTACTTTTAAATAACAATGCTGAACTATAGTTCTGTTTTTAACAGGAAAAACAGGGATTCACATGCCCTAATACACATGTTTGGATTCTTAATCTCGTCGGTTAGATCATCTCCAAGGGACTCGACATTAAACATTACTCTCAACCCTTAATCACCGGGCTTAAACACTTGACAACTTATTGACAGAGGACAAACATGCTGTAGTATGAGTTCCAGAGATTCCTTTGACTTGCAAGAAATTTCGCAACTTCATAATAGAAGAACATAAATGTTGTATGAAGTACAACTGACAAAGGAATAGCAGAGGATGCTCTCAGTCTGGAATTTGGTTCTTGGTTTTGCCTTACGATAAACTTAAGAAACCGAAAGCATTTCATTAGCAAATCGTGAAATGATTGTTATGAGTTGTCAGGATTTGCAATAATTTCAGTACAATCTAACTAGATCTAGGCCAGCCGATTGACTTGAGATCTAACCATCCAGAATGCTAAATCTGGATTCGCAATAATTTTAGAATTTCACTAAAATGTATCTGGGAACATCTGTCACCAATAGTGAATTCACTTTGAGTCGTGTCCTTGAAATGCAAACGCGAACATATTTTTCTGCAATTTTACCTCGTTACCACGCTAAGCTAGAGTAAGTTATTTTTTCCTTGTTTACTTGAAATGTGATTCCGGAGTCTGGACTACATTTCCACAAATATGGAATATCTGTCCGGGATAAACCAACTTTTCCGCGTGTGATCAAGAGATAAGAAAGTAGTGTGGAAAAGGTATGCAGGCCACTTAACACTCACATACCCTACTGGCAATGTAATTTGATGCTTGAATTCTGTTGTTCCTAATCCTTAAGGCTTAAAGTAGCAAGACAGAGAGGAAGAGTACATTATTGAGAAATGTGGGCTAACTCGTATTGTGCAACGGTATAGAGAATGTCAGAAGAAAACAGGACCAATCTTGGACTTTAGAAGAGAAAGACAGCTATTTGGTAGCCCCATTTATTATACTTTGTTACAATACCCTAAATTTCATTCCTCTATATGTGGACTCAACTTCTCTGTTTCTTTGTATTtggttttttttcaatgaaaatgaaatgagaAGAAACTGAGAAAAGTCCTACTCACAAGCATCCCCCTCAAGTTCTAATTTTTAAGTTTAGTTTTACGATAGACATTTAACCATCACGTCGAACACAGCCTTCATAAATAAAGGATTGAACAGGACGTAATAAAAATAAGAGATACCGGGAACTATGTCATCATTGCATAAAAGAAATGATTTGATGTTGCCTTGGTAAACAGGTTGTAAAACAGTATACTAGTATAGCATACCATCATAGTTGCAATGTAGTTTCGGGTAGAAAGATAAGAATTTATTGTGCTGACACACAGTTGCGCAACTTATTGGTTATTCATTGAAGcagataaataatttttcaatgaTAGTAGCTGGTACACTGGTGTTAAGCTCCAAGTTGAGGTATCCTGATACTAACAAATTAGTACGCTAATCTTATTACTAATGCCATTTCAATGGCAAATAACAGTGTCGGTGATTAAGAGAGATTTTAGATGTTATATACAACTAATATTGGCCATGATTCCGTGCTTCAGTCTTTCACAAATTCTTTCTGAATTCTAATGTAATCAAGTTGCCTCACTGCAACCACTAGCTTGTCGTAGACTTTCTCAAAGAAGCTAAATTAAGCATGCCTCCGTATCTGGTCAAAGTGCAACGTATAATGCAATTCCATGTAAACAGGTCCCATCCCATTATTCAACCAAAACTCGTCACTTGTTTCAAGGCGATAATCAAATCATTTATGTTTGCCAGGGAATTGGTTCAGAACTAAAACTCCAAAGAGCTGAATGTTTACAATATAGATGAAACAGGAAGTCAGACAAGCTAGAAGAGGAAAACTCTCCATATCAATCATTGAGCCACAAGTTCAAGTTGTCCAGAAGTGAGAGGTTAGACAAGCTCTGAGATATTGGACCACAGTTTTGTTTGAGAGAGATTGAAAGAAAGCAACTGTCTCCAATTGCCATATCATCCAGTATTGCCTAATAGATTTTTAAGTTTTGAACTAGACGGTTTCTCCTATGCATGATAGATAATACTGGCAATAGCATTCCAGCCCAAACAAGAATAGGAGTTGAGGTTGCAAGACTCGTGCAAGTATTTAAATATGAGAAATGGAGGGAGTTCCCTTTCACACATATTGACGAAAAAGCATAGAGAATGGAGAAATAGTAGAGATACTAAAAACATTATAATGCCATCCGAAAGGAGTTATTTGTAAAGTTTAGGGGGCTTGCAGGTTCTCAGAGCTCCTTAAACATGTCGGGAGCCTTCCAGTCACTTGACAGTTGGAGTCTTGGAGAGATTCTGATGGATATTGTCTTCATATTGCATAACTGTGCACTCTGTGCTCCATGCGCAAATTTAAAGCACCAATGtggagaataataatttaataatagcaGTAGAAAATACAATAGTATGAACAGAGAGAGTTCTTGGAGGCATCCAAATTCACTAAATCGTGACTTTACACATAAGAAAACAGAAAATCAGCTTAAACTGAAAGAAAGTTGCAGAATGgctaattcattaaaataaaatgagttGGACTACTAAAAGCTTGAAAGCTACAGGAATCAATATGTTGAAATAATAACTAAAGGAACAAGCTGGGGAGCAAGGCAGCTAGCAGATATGATATTGAGTATATGCTATGAAACAAAAGACCAAAGCTGCTCGatattaataatacaaaatCTTAAGTAACATCAATTTTACCAGCATATTACATCCCAGGAACTGAGCCAGCTCAACATACATTCGGCCAAATATTCTCttcattaatttttatctacaggttacataaacatttattacAAAAGTGCAATTAGTTCAAGGTCATAATTTGTAACACACAACATCAGTTTTTGTATCATCATGGAACAACGAGTCTCGTTTAAACTTTTCATAATTTTCCTCAGTAACATCTTCGTTCTTTTGTGTCTTTTTTCAACTTCTTCTTCTCAATCTCCACCTCGCGTGGATAACTTAACAAAGTCTGAGTTTGCTAACCATACTGCTATATCAGATTTCCGGACTATAAACAGGAGATCATTAGAGGAATGTCCTGATCCCAACCCATATCTTCAAATTGCTGTCAGCTCTAGAAATTCCAAACTTGCTGATGACGAATTCGTTACAGTTACTATAACTGGAGTTTTATTACCATCAGAAAGTGATTGGGTAGCTATGGTATCTCCGGCACATTCTAAGTAAGACCTAAACTgaaacatattaaaattgacAGAGCAAACATGTATTTCTAATGATCATGAGCAATATAGCATGTAAAAGTGAAGACAAACCTACTTCAGTTACATTTTTCACACTCATCATTCGACTTTGATAATTTGGTCTTCGACATGCATGCAGTGTGACAAGCTGTCCATCGAATGCCATTGAATACCTGCAAACTGGGGATTACAGTACACTTCCACTTCTCTGCCATTACCCTGTCAAGGTATACAATCTCTCTAACATGCAAATTAAATTATCTTTAGATTTGCGCCAACTAAGgttaattagttaaatttgCTAAAAGTGAAACAAAACTCTGAACCTGATCATTAAATTATGGGTATGAatacttaaattttataattacaagcaaattaaaacaaagaatgcTAACAAAATAAGTGCATGCAGGCACAGTACGTGAGCAGTGATCCAGGTTACCTTGGATGCAAGAAAAAGGAATGTAAAAAACGAGATAAAGGAGGCGCTTGTGTAGTAACAACCTGCAGCGCTTCACTAAAATTCCATGTTATTAACATCAGAACTGATATTGAGTTTGTCTTCTTTTCTGGAGGATTTCTGACGCCCTGTATTCTTAAACGATCCACGCCTAGGCCTTTTGCAAATCCAAAAATACCGTTGTATGGACATCTTTCAAGCATCGACTCCACAGGAAACTCAGTAAGTACAAATACTCATAAACTCATACATAGTATGTAGTGTTCAATTTGATGGCAAGTTTACAAGGACTCCTAAAAATAgaatattgtaattttattgaaAGAATTGCGTAGAGGGAATTATACCATACTTTGCTCatacaaatttgaatttgagttcGATTCATTGTGTTGCATGCAGATGAGGGTAACATGGGTCAGTGGAGATAATTCGCCACAGCAAGTTCAGTATGGAAATGGAAAGTCCCAGATATCTACGGTGACTACATTTTCACAAGATGATATGTGTAGTAAGTACATCAATATCTACTGCAGAGTTGTCTAAGAAATTATAAATTGGAGTTTATTAGACAACATCCTGATAAAAAAAAGTTCTTCTGGAATCTGTCAAAAGGTTCTATACCAGAAAGTCCAGCAAAAGATTTCGGATGGCATGATCCAGGTTACATTCATTCAGCAGTCATGACCGGCCTTGAGCCATCCACTACTTTGTCCTACAGATATGGAAGGTCACTTttccattttctctttttcctttctattttctaaaatcttCCTCTTCTCGAACCTGGTTTTTTCAACCTTTCCACTTTTCTCAAGTTGTTTCTTTGGATTCTTCTTGCTTCCTTTATATATTTAAGCTAAAAGATCTTATTAAGGAAAGATAAGTTATGCATATACATTATCAACAAATGCAGCAACTCAGCTGGTTGGAGTAATTATACAAAGTTCAAGACTCCGCCTGCTGGAGGATCAGATGAAGTCAGATTTCTTGCATTCGGTGACATGGGCAAGGCTCCTCGCGACCCTTCTTTAGAACACTACATCCAGGTTAACTAAGCACAACACAATTAAAACGCGTTTGTGTGTGGTGACAGATGACAATAATATTatcaatataaataattgtaatttcTGTGCGATGTATAGCCAGGTTCAATATCAGTAGTGAACTCCCTGGCAAGCGAAGTATCATCAGGAAATATAGATTCAATATTTCACATTGGAGACATAAGCTATGCAACTGGATTTCTTGTAGAATGGGACTTCTTTCTTCACCTTATAAGTCCCCTTGCTGCTCAGCTTTCTTATATGACAGCTATCGGAAACCATGAAAGGTACTTAACTAGTAGTTTTAGGGTCAGGTTCTAATAGGAACATGACTAAATTTCCAAAAGTGCAGAACAGTATAAAGCAACATTAAAAAGGGTTTAGAACATTTTGGTTCTCCGATTCTCATTTTGAGTATGGTTCTCACTTAAACCGGACCCTGTATATCTAAATATGGCTAGAAATATTTTCCAGCTGCTCCATGTAGACCTGGCAATTCGTGCAGATGGTGTACTTTCATGTCGTGtaccttttcgtgtcgtgtactcaaaggccaaacacaaaaccgacccgtTTAgcgttcgtgtattttcgtgtcatgTACTTCCGTTTTCGTGTCGTTCTCGTGtcgtgtttcgtgtaaaatcgaatttaaatataaatataaattaatgtaaatattagatttctaggcaaaaaatttacaaaatagtatgaaatatatatatttaaatcatttacacttacaatattataaactatgtattttaaaagaaaatatacatatatttattataaatatacatatttataattaaatattaatatttaactattaaatcatattatttcgtgtacctcgtgtcgtgtcgtgtacccgaagggtaaacacaaaaccgacacgACATCTCAGTCGTCTACTTCGTGTCGTAtaccttttcgtgtcgtgtaactcaaaatgcaaacacagacactaaattttcgtgtcgtgtattcGTGTCGTGTGAAAATTTGCCGGGTCTAGCTCCATGCAATAATTAAAAAACTTGCCTATGAGGTCTTCATTGCTTAATTACAGCCTGCTAGAAAATTAGCCgaaaatgttttctttagtaACTTCCAACCCATTACTTATCTCtctatataatatgtttaaattCCAGGGATTACATAGGCACTGGATCCGTTTACATAACCGCAGACTCAGGAGGAGAATGTGGAGTTCCCTATGAGACTTATTTCCCGATGCCAACGTCTGCAAAGGATAAGCCATGGTATTCCATTGAACAAGGAAGTGTTCACTTCACTGTCATTTCAACTGAGCATGACTGGTCCGAAAGCTCAGAACAGGTCATTAACTACAATTCTTCAGTTCTGAGATTAATTAGTACCTAAAATATTTCTACTCGTACAGCCAGTGCACATTAAACAGATTTTTCATaagtgatttattttttatagtaTACTTGGATGAAGAAGGACATGGCATCCGTGAATCGGACCAGAACACCCTGGCTAATTTTCATGGGGTAAGTTAAAATAATCACGTCTCGACGCTTCATAATGAAGTGTACTAATTTAAGTTCTTTGGTTGGTTGCAGGCACAGGCCAATGTACTCTACCCCAGGCGACGGATTGATACTCATTCCAAGCGTCGACGCGGATTTTGTGCAAGCAGTGGAGCCTCTGCTGCTATCTAACAAGGTAAAAACATAATCCACACTGAAATGTACATGTACTTTGAATGAACTTACATGTGGTCTTATGTTAAAAGGTTGATCTGGCTCTGTTCGGGCACGTACATAACTACGAGAGAACATGCGCGGTTTATCAAGGAGAATGCAAAGCAATGCCTAAGAAAGATGGGAATGGAGTGGATACATATGATAATTCCAACTACAAAGCACCTGTTCATGCCATTATTGGAATGGCTGGCTTCAAGTTGGATTCATTTTCATCTACTGTCAGTACACTACTTCATCTTTTACATCTTTCTAAATGTTCGAGTTTGACGAGAATTCGGgttaaatttagaaataagtcacttaaaagcaaaaattagtttttagatatttttttagtgacctgatttttttaaactttatttttgataaaaaatatttataagtcataaactatacataaataatttttattattattattattatatttttaataatatataagtcattaataaaaacaaaattatcaaaatagatattttgaactcttaatttattaaatttaatttcacaATTTTAAACTCAGTCAGACTTGTTGGGATTGACCATTGATTTGTTGCAGGCTGATAGTTGGAGCTTAAAGCGAATTTCAGAATTTGGGTACGTAAGAGTCCAAGCAACAAAGACAGACTTAAACTTCGAGGCAAGTGTAGACTAATCACCAAAATCTTTGCTAATTTCGGTGTCTAATACACATTTCACATCACTAAACATTCTTTATTACCCACATCTTGATTTAGACCTTTTGTCAATCActaaaacaacaaatttaaGAATGATTACTTGtgtaatattatgtgaattttaCGTTTGTGCAG
Protein-coding regions in this window:
- the LOC108209938 gene encoding protein IQ-DOMAIN 11 isoform X2, translated to MPSDGSMAKKSWFSLVKKFFVSDTYTNQYKQRRRRWFLGKFKIKRLPSISAASPSRETKVSEAEVAQSKQDCNVASFTDATPDETAADVFDQPSSTPQYTYHSEDEAREFSSINFQYNAPPSTPQWGREIQELAATKIQTAFRGCLARKALCALKGIVRLQAIIRGELVRRQAITTLNQLQSVVNIQSQVCAKRSQMADSTSYSQGNKEPVEFKGKDIKIDQNSQRRWDDSLLTKEEENALSSSKRMAAIKRERIKEYTFSNRRSAELEQNKIDGRWRYWLEQWVDTRLAKTEDLQNLVSVFSMRDRNKDNEAGVKQVRSRNVHKQSHNEESELPTRNSIHHRKQRSTGDGYSTGGGSPVVPTYMAATESAKAKSRSLSSPRLRPMSFDSNSETFSPYKHKLSPISSINSEVTAISMFTNPTSGFMQRSPGFKGPVKSHRSSKYLSVD
- the LOC108209938 gene encoding protein IQ-DOMAIN 11 isoform X1 encodes the protein MPSDGSMAKKSWFSLVKKFFVSDTYTNQYKKQRRRRWFLGKFKIKRLPSISAASPSRETKVSEAEVAQSKQDCNVASFTDATPDETAADVFDQPSSTPQYTYHSEDEAREFSSINFQYNAPPSTPQWGREIQELAATKIQTAFRGCLARKALCALKGIVRLQAIIRGELVRRQAITTLNQLQSVVNIQSQVCAKRSQMADSTSYSQGNKEPVEFKGKDIKIDQNSQRRWDDSLLTKEEENALSSSKRMAAIKRERIKEYTFSNRRSAELEQNKIDGRWRYWLEQWVDTRLAKTEDLQNLVSVFSMRDRNKDNEAGVKQVRSRNVHKQSHNEESELPTRNSIHHRKQRSTGDGYSTGGGSPVVPTYMAATESAKAKSRSLSSPRLRPMSFDSNSETFSPYKHKLSPISSINSEVTAISMFTNPTSGFMQRSPGFKGPVKSHRSSKYLSVD
- the LOC108198050 gene encoding probable inactive purple acid phosphatase 27, yielding MEQRVSFKLFIIFLSNIFVLLCLFSTSSSQSPPRVDNLTKSEFANHTAISDFRTINRRSLEECPDPNPYLQIAVSSRNSKLADDEFVTVTITGVLLPSESDWVAMVSPAHSNVTSCPSNAIEYLQTGDYSTLPLLCHYPVKAQYVSSDPGYLGCKKKECKKRDKGGACVVTTCSASLKFHVINIRTDIEFVFFSGGFLTPCILKRSTPRPFANPKIPLYGHLSSIDSTGNSMRVTWVSGDNSPQQVQYGNGKSQISTVTTFSQDDMCSSIPESPAKDFGWHDPGYIHSAVMTGLEPSTTLSYRYGSNSAGWSNYTKFKTPPAGGSDEVRFLAFGDMGKAPRDPSLEHYIQPGSISVVNSLASEVSSGNIDSIFHIGDISYATGFLVEWDFFLHLISPLAAQLSYMTAIGNHERDYIGTGSVYITADSGGECGVPYETYFPMPTSAKDKPWYSIEQGSVHFTVISTEHDWSESSEQYTWMKKDMASVNRTRTPWLIFMGHRPMYSTPGDGLILIPSVDADFVQAVEPLLLSNKVDLALFGHVHNYERTCAVYQGECKAMPKKDGNGVDTYDNSNYKAPVHAIIGMAGFKLDSFSSTADSWSLKRISEFGYVRVQATKTDLNFEYVNANSREVDDRFHITRTRTNKG